From Sporosarcina sp. Te-1, the proteins below share one genomic window:
- a CDS encoding c-type cytochrome: protein MKRSTSLVLGILFAGALLIIALMASQLQHVKEEAEKGPDAEAAGGEEKGIVHNPPSLENVPEGPLGEAILRGHALVDNTSEVLRSEASSVEEGEARVNELSCTSCHAGAGTDEQTSSLVGMTSVYPMYIGRSGQIVTLEERINGCMVRSMNGQKFTGDDEDLDAMVAYLTYISEGIPVGAELPWRGKSDMKEVPVPNIEDGEQFYQQSCIACHAGDGTGTGSNTGPALWGDGSFNDGAGIARMSKMAGYIQNNMPIGQAGTLTDQEASDLAAFILSKDRPEWKNHDKDWPKGGRPTDIMNKERREQIKDGSIDWNEVLGKE, encoded by the coding sequence ATGAAGCGTTCGACATCTCTTGTACTTGGTATCCTCTTTGCCGGCGCCCTGCTAATTATTGCATTAATGGCGAGCCAGCTGCAGCATGTCAAAGAGGAAGCGGAAAAAGGTCCTGATGCAGAAGCTGCTGGCGGAGAAGAAAAGGGCATTGTCCATAATCCGCCGTCATTGGAAAATGTGCCGGAAGGACCGCTGGGCGAAGCCATTTTACGTGGACATGCATTGGTCGACAATACATCTGAAGTGCTCCGAAGTGAAGCGTCGTCTGTTGAAGAAGGAGAAGCCCGTGTGAATGAGCTGTCTTGTACGAGCTGCCACGCCGGAGCCGGAACAGATGAACAAACATCTTCCTTAGTCGGGATGACTTCGGTATATCCAATGTATATCGGTCGCTCTGGACAAATTGTCACGTTAGAGGAACGGATTAACGGTTGTATGGTGCGAAGCATGAATGGCCAGAAATTCACAGGTGACGATGAAGACCTGGATGCAATGGTAGCCTATTTAACGTATATTTCTGAGGGGATTCCGGTAGGAGCCGAACTTCCTTGGCGGGGTAAAAGCGATATGAAGGAAGTGCCAGTCCCAAATATTGAGGATGGAGAACAGTTTTATCAGCAGTCTTGTATCGCCTGCCATGCAGGGGATGGCACTGGTACAGGCTCGAATACGGGTCCTGCTCTTTGGGGAGACGGTTCATTCAATGATGGAGCTGGAATCGCACGTATGTCAAAAATGGCCGGCTATATACAAAATAACATGCCGATTGGCCAGGCGGGCACTTTGACAGACCAGGAAGCGAGTGACCTGGCAGCTTTCATCTTGTCCAAGGATCGTCCAGAATGGAAAAATCATGACAAAGATTGGCCAAAAGGCGGCCGGCCAACCGATATCATGAACAAGGAACGGCGGGAACAGATCAAAGACGGTTCGATTGACTGGAATGAAGTGCTAGGAAAAGAGTGA
- the ltrA gene encoding group II intron reverse transcriptase/maturase: MLMERILSRENLLSALKRVERNKGSHGVDEMPVQNLRKHILEHWESMKVELLQGTYEPQPVRRVEIPKPDGGVRLLGIPTVIDRFIQQAIAQVLTSLYDPTFSDHSYGFRPNRSAHDGVRKAKGYIQEGNRWVVDIDLEKFFDKVNHDRLMGVLAKQIEDKRLLKLIRKYLKSGIMINGIVTRSEEGTPQGGPLSPLLSNIVLDELDKELEERGHKFVRYADDCNIYVKTRKAGNRVMNSVTSFIEGKLKLKVNLDKSAVDRPWKRKFLGFSFTSHKEPKVRIANESVKRMKNKIREITSRKKPYPMVYRVEKINQYLMGWCGYFALADTPSVFVHFDSWIRRRLRMCMWKDWKLPRTKVRKLIGLGVERRKAYEWGNSRKGYWRISNSPILHRALGNSYWSSQGLKSLISRYEALRYPS, from the coding sequence ATGTTGATGGAACGAATCCTGTCACGGGAAAACCTGCTTTCTGCTCTGAAACGGGTGGAACGCAATAAAGGGAGCCATGGTGTAGATGAAATGCCCGTACAAAACCTACGGAAGCACATCTTAGAACACTGGGAATCCATGAAAGTGGAACTCCTTCAGGGAACTTATGAGCCGCAACCTGTCCGCAGGGTCGAAATCCCGAAACCTGACGGGGGTGTGCGTCTATTAGGCATCCCTACCGTGATAGACCGTTTCATTCAACAGGCGATTGCCCAAGTTTTAACCTCCTTATATGATCCGACCTTTTCAGACCATAGTTATGGGTTTCGACCTAATCGAAGCGCACACGATGGGGTAAGGAAAGCAAAAGGATATATACAGGAAGGGAATCGCTGGGTCGTCGATATCGACTTGGAGAAATTCTTCGACAAAGTGAACCATGACAGGCTTATGGGCGTACTTGCAAAACAAATCGAAGATAAGCGTCTTCTTAAGTTAATCCGTAAATACTTGAAATCTGGCATCATGATAAATGGTATCGTAACAAGGAGTGAAGAAGGCACTCCGCAAGGAGGTCCTTTGAGTCCACTACTTTCCAACATTGTGCTTGATGAACTAGATAAGGAATTGGAGGAAAGAGGTCATAAATTTGTGCGATACGCTGATGACTGCAACATCTATGTGAAAACAAGAAAAGCAGGAAATCGGGTCATGAATTCTGTCACTTCGTTTATTGAAGGGAAGCTTAAGTTGAAGGTCAATCTGGATAAGTCCGCAGTAGACCGTCCTTGGAAGAGAAAATTTCTTGGGTTTAGTTTTACCTCTCACAAAGAACCTAAGGTTCGGATTGCGAACGAAAGTGTGAAACGAATGAAGAATAAAATCCGTGAAATCACCTCAAGGAAGAAACCTTATCCTATGGTGTACCGAGTAGAGAAAATCAATCAATATCTCATGGGTTGGTGCGGCTACTTTGCATTGGCAGATACACCGAGCGTATTTGTTCACTTTGATTCGTGGATTAGAAGACGGCTCCGAATGTGTATGTGGAAGGATTGGAAACTTCCAAGAACCAAAGTGAGAAAACTCATCGGGCTAGGTGTTGAGAGAAGAAAGGCTTACGAATGGGGCAACTCACGGAAAGGTTATTGGAGAATATCCAACAGCCCCATATTACACAGAGCCCTCGGAAACTCCTATTGGAGTTCCCAAGGGCTCAAAAGTCTGATATCTCGTTACGAAGCTTTGCGTTACCCATCTTAA
- a CDS encoding DHHA1 domain-containing protein, whose amino-acid sequence MALNERFYYQDAYQKEFTANILRQAEDENGRPYVVLSNTAFYPTGGGQPHDTGTIQGIAVVDVEEVDGEIHHYLAESLPETAEVEGVIDWNRRFDHMQQHAGQHILTASFVELFGFPTVSFHLGKELVSIDLDVEEVTEEQLHAAERLANEILLENRLIETKWVTEEELDQYALRKQLAVTDEIRLVIIPEFDYNGCGGTHPKSTGEVGLISVIGTEKQKRKTRVHFVCGGRVLEQLHKKNAELREASRLLSAPEDGVSEAIAKLQSSHHILEKSLEEAKETLLAVEAKELTACKEDTAVIKAAFTNRTVQELQKLARLIVQEDESAIVFLVAKNDAKLQFVAARGAAVSTSMKQVAADALPLLNGKGGGSDAFVQGGGERTLLADELLDAMEKAISQ is encoded by the coding sequence TTGGCACTTAATGAACGGTTTTATTACCAAGATGCATACCAGAAGGAATTTACAGCAAACATTTTGAGACAAGCAGAAGATGAGAATGGCCGGCCCTATGTTGTCCTGTCCAATACCGCCTTTTATCCGACCGGAGGCGGGCAGCCTCATGACACAGGTACGATCCAAGGCATTGCGGTTGTGGATGTAGAAGAAGTCGACGGCGAGATACATCATTATCTGGCCGAATCACTTCCAGAAACCGCTGAGGTGGAAGGGGTTATTGATTGGAATCGCCGCTTCGATCATATGCAACAGCATGCGGGCCAGCATATTTTAACAGCCTCATTTGTAGAATTGTTTGGATTCCCTACTGTCAGTTTCCACCTTGGAAAAGAGCTCGTCAGCATTGACTTGGATGTAGAAGAAGTGACAGAGGAACAATTGCATGCAGCAGAACGTTTGGCCAATGAAATCCTGTTGGAAAACCGGCTAATTGAGACAAAATGGGTGACTGAGGAAGAACTCGACCAATATGCGTTGCGTAAACAACTGGCCGTTACCGATGAAATCCGCCTCGTCATCATCCCTGAATTCGATTATAACGGCTGCGGGGGGACTCATCCAAAATCGACAGGTGAAGTCGGTCTCATTTCAGTCATTGGCACCGAGAAACAAAAACGCAAGACAAGAGTCCACTTCGTATGCGGCGGGCGTGTGCTAGAACAGCTGCACAAGAAAAATGCGGAGCTGCGGGAGGCGTCCAGATTATTAAGCGCCCCTGAGGATGGCGTCAGTGAAGCAATTGCAAAACTGCAATCTTCCCATCACATACTCGAAAAGTCATTGGAAGAGGCGAAAGAGACGTTATTGGCTGTCGAGGCGAAGGAACTGACGGCTTGCAAAGAAGACACCGCTGTCATCAAGGCGGCTTTTACCAACCGGACCGTTCAGGAATTGCAAAAACTTGCGCGGCTCATCGTCCAGGAAGATGAATCTGCGATTGTCTTCCTCGTCGCTAAAAATGATGCGAAGCTTCAATTTGTCGCGGCACGGGGTGCAGCTGTTTCGACTAGCATGAAACAAGTCGCAGCGGACGCCCTTCCTCTCCTAAACGGAAAAGGGGGTGGCAGCGATGCATTCGTCCAAGGCGGCGGCGAGCGCACATTGCTGGCGGATGAACTGCTGGATGCTATGGAGAAGGCAATCTCGCAATAA